One window of the Sporomusaceae bacterium genome contains the following:
- the phoU gene encoding phosphate signaling complex protein PhoU: MRQTYEKELETLRQEILRMGELVGQSIEDAVQSLARQDEQLAKKVIAGDDVIDQLEMDIEDKCMVLIARQQPMARDLRIIGTGLKITTDLERMGDHAFDIAKVTVRLANQPLIKPLVDIPRMARMAQKMLADSLEAYMKMDIALAEKVCLADNEVDDLYQQVFRELLTYMMEDPRTIGQATQLIFVGRYLERIADHATNIAEWVIYLVTGQRLRKK, encoded by the coding sequence CAGACTTACGAAAAAGAACTGGAGACCCTGCGCCAGGAAATCCTGCGGATGGGCGAGCTTGTCGGCCAGTCGATCGAGGATGCCGTCCAGTCGCTCGCCAGGCAGGACGAACAGCTGGCCAAAAAGGTCATCGCCGGCGATGACGTCATCGACCAGTTGGAGATGGATATAGAGGACAAGTGCATGGTGCTGATAGCCAGGCAGCAGCCCATGGCCCGCGACCTGAGAATCATCGGCACCGGGCTTAAGATAACCACCGACCTCGAACGGATGGGCGACCATGCCTTCGATATCGCCAAAGTAACCGTCAGGCTGGCCAACCAGCCGCTGATCAAGCCCCTCGTCGATATCCCCCGCATGGCCCGCATGGCCCAGAAAATGCTGGCCGACTCGCTCGAAGCCTACATGAAGATGGACATCGCCCTCGCCGAAAAGGTATGCCTGGCGGATAACGAGGTCGACGACCTCTACCAGCAGGTCTTCCGCGAACTGCTCACCTACATGATGGAAGACCCGCGGACGATCGGCCAGGCCACCCAGCTCATCTTCGTCGGCCGCTACCTCGAACGGATCGCCGACCACGCCACCAACATCGCCGAATGGGTTATATACCTCGTCACCGGCCAAAGACTTCGCAAGAAATAA